The DNA window AACAAgacaataattataagcaaacgTTTTCTTCGCATTTTATAGATATTTTGTGTTGTTAAAGTTGCTTCGAAATGACTACAGCTGCGCGTCCCACATTTGATCCAGCGCGTGGTGGCTCTGGACGTGGTGAAAAGGATTTGAGCGCGTTGAGCAAACAGTACTCAAGTCGCGATTTGCCTGGGCACACAAAGCTAAAATACAGGTAAGCACTATTAGTAAGCATTAGTTAAAACgcaattaaactatttattgtgCACATGCAGAGAAAATGGTCAAGGTACCAGCGATGAGATCCGCAACCGTGACTTCCGCAAGGAGCTTGAGGAACGTGAGCGCGATGCACGCGCCAGTTCGGGCAAAGCGTTGCCCTCTATAGTGCGCAAGGCCATTGAGGCAAACAATgccagtagcagcagcaacaagcgcaccAAGTTCGATACACAaacccaacaacagcagcaacaacatgcttCGGCTAGTCTGGATGCAGATGAGCCAATAGACAATAGCAGCTCGGACTCGGAGAGTGATtcagatgatgatgatgccgcACTGCTGGCTGAACTGCAGAAAATCAAACAAGAACGCCTGCAGGAAACTGCACGTCGCGATGCTGAAAAGCGTCAGGAGGAGGAACGCATTCGCATGGAAAACATACTTTCAGGAAATCCTTTGATTAACTATGAACCTGGCACTGCCGCCTCCGCTGCCGGTCGTGCTTCTGGCACTGGCAATGCCGATCTGAAGATCAAGCGCCGCTGGGATGACGATGTGGTGTTCAAGAATTGCGCACGCTCCGCGCCAGAGAAGAAAACACACTTTGTCAATGATGCGCTACGCTCTGATTTTCATAAAAAGTTTATGGACAAGTACATTAAGTAGAAACCTAAGCCACGCCCAAATATTTGTAGTAGCGTTCTGATcattatttcatttctttctttacctttttttttacgctgtctcaatttaataaaacaagattcacacacatgcacacatatgtattaaaatttgaacTCTGGCTAGGGCCGGCTTGACCCAATGCCTGACCGCGTCTCGATCGCTTCAGGCCGCGTAGGGCAGGGCAGGCAACCTTAACCAAAGTGTGAAACCGCAAAAAACatcagtagcagtagcagtcgCTGTAAAAGTCACAGCagccaagttgcaagttgttgtgCCACATGGGGCAAGCGGTACGTGCGCACACGAATATAATGATGAACTTGGCTGCCGCTTGGCAGCGGCTAAAGCAATTGTCGCTGCTGATGAGGCACGaagcaaaatcaatttgctgaaaaaataaaaacaaaaaggagaTGCAGATGGAGAAGGagaagcagcggcagcaagaaATAACTTGACCAATTACGCGCCAGGCGGCGTCGGTGGCAGCCCATAAAAAAACCATCAAGCTATGCACAATTTCCACGCTTCTTAATGCCACGCACGCGGcatctctctgtctctctttcgctGTCTCTCATCCTTTTGCTCTTCAGTGACTCTTGCTGATCTCTGAGCACTGAACTTTGATTTTGTCAATCAGCACACGTTGTGAAGTCGCGACCCCGACATTGCTACCTTGCAAACTTGCCCGAACGCTCAATTTTACGCTAATTCGATcagaaaacaaaattattgcaagaCAACGCTACATagtcataataataatcagGTTCATGCTATATATGTCTGCTAAAGGATTAAGGGCAAcattctatttttttaaagtctGCATTTTTAAGCGATGGGGTATATTATGGAAATGGTTCAAAACaagtcaaatatatatacagactGCAATTTGGCGCGAGATTATAAGATCAATgggtttttatataataatttaatatatttataagagGGAGACAACTTCCGTTTCTTCCGAGAGACAacacttttaaataatttgaaaagtaCAGAGTATACTTCAGTGCTATCATTTcccttgcaacagcagcaactccaTTGCCTTGGTACGCAAATTTTTGCTCACTACTGTAAACATAATGATGATTGTTTATGTTGATCATGGCAGCAGAGAAtatcagcagcaaatgctgctgattgttattattatatgctGCCTGCTTCTGTCTGAGCCACAAATGAGCAAGTGAGAGGGAgtgagcgcgagagagagagacagagatgTTTAGAATAATTcatttcctttttgctgcttttgtgcaGAGACTATTATTTGTGCATTCATCAACGATAAGGCCACTTGGGCAATCTCAGTCGCAGTCAAATGGCACAAATGCACTTTTCGGTAGTCAAtgctgttcttgtttttgtttatgttgctgttgctgttgccggcGCGCTAAATTGTGGCCAGGTAGAGGTTGGGGCATGGGTATTGCAACTCTTTcccgacgcagcagcagcagcagcagcagcatcagcagcaattgccaatGCCTATCAATTGGCAGCAATTTTACAACttacaacggcaacaacaacacgcaaaAAATGGCGACCGGCTAGCGGAAATGGCCGTCGCGGTTGCAAGTGACAAATAGCCAGCGGTTAAGAGAACAGCGCATCGTTGACCACCAAATAAAGACCgcaaacatatgtacaaacaTGTGTAAGCAGCACTTGTGTACATGTATATTGAAGGtatgtacaaatatatatgctttacatttttatttcatctGTTTATTAAAAGCCAACGAGCAATTTACTCACACTCATGTTGTgtcaattatataaaataatgaaataaacatCAGAACAGCATGTTtaacatataattattttactaGTTTACTGCATACAACAAAAtgaacagcaaatgcaacatttggtaatcaaaattaattaatttatatattacagtttaaagttttctattttataattacaaataacgGTCCACATAATTATAAcaagcaaacttttttttaaatcacagctttcattttcatgtttttatttatgagcttaatgttttcttttctgcAGTAGCTGCTTTGTCGTGAGCTCATCATATAGGAGTTTACCAACTTGGCCAAGTACAACGATTGGCTTCGCAAGGAGCAACAACTGGTCACACATGTCGTGCTGCAGTCTGCGCCAAAATGTCTAGCGGCAATTGATGACCGGCGAAGCAGGCAAGtgagtatttattattttttatattttataatctaTGGATATTTCCCTATTATACAAATCAGCTAAAGAATATTGGCTCATTTGTACGaaatatatttgtacattggcaacagcaattttgaaagaaataaatgaattcaGGCTGCCtgaaatcaattttcaatttgttttcaacaaCTAACAATGACTTCAAAAAATAACTGTAACTTTTGTGGCTGGAACACACCCACAGCGGGCCACacttaatatttgctttaaaattttatagaataCAAATTTTACTCAGCTGTTGCATACAGAGTGCAGCAGAGGAAATTGCaggagagcgagaaagagagaaagagagagagagagagagagggcacAAAACTgacagctttggctgctgctgcaactgatgCTGCATAATTTAGTTGACCAATTTACACTGCAAAATCGTTTGCCACTGAGTGCAACCGGAAACACATGCAACCGGGACGCACCTCGACGGACCAACCGACCAACCGACCAACCGGCCGACCAGTTGCCCAGACTCTCAAGCTCCTTTTCACTCACTGCATAACATtttgcgattttttttttttgttgctgttgtatctgcaatactttttttttgtttgggcTGTGTAATATGCAACGCTGTTCTTAGTGgacaatgttgttgtttttattgttgttgctgctgctttactGTAATCGTTGCAATACCCTGGATAGATATTTTGATAGTTGACTTCAGTGATTGTTGATAGACAAACAGATTTAATATGAATCACATTTTTTAAAAGATAAACAGATATGTattgaaatatacatatatatatagttatagatAGAGGCAGACAGAAAGATAAACTCGGAGACTATGCTCACCTTAGTTAATTTATGCGAAAGTAAACTCTGCTTGCAAATTCttggcatatttaatttaattggtaacaaattttaagcatgtcttatttatttctgtttcaACCGCTTGTGCCACggaatttcaaatcaaactcAAACCAATTCAAAATCTCTGTTATCAAttatcaaacattttttatgaattaaaaatgcGTACAATAAAGTCTCTGAAAGTTATGCGGCTACGGCAATCTCTAGAGATTTTTGCGGTAAGCTGaaatatacaattttcatAAAGATATGAAATTTGTCAGAAATAAAACCCAAATTgctttgaatataaattgttgttcaaatttgaaaatatttccttaattagtttatttttaacaggGCATCAAATGAGTTGGGCAAGCTGCCTTTGTTCAAACTGCCcttgttgctctttttgttacgttttgctttgttttgggGGCTGCTGGCCGCCTGCACTTGACATATTTACTCGCTATGAGCATTTGTAAATCGTAGGAACTGATGGGGCAGACGCGCAGTGGACGCCGCACTTCATATGGCCCCGGAATAtatgagctgcaaatttattagaGGGTTAAGCATCGCATGTGGAGGATGAGCGCAAGTAAATTGGGCTaaaaaagcgcaaagcgcAAGATTAAGCATACGTCAGGTATGACTTGACTTAGTTTTAATATACTTATGCAATTCTTTTGAactgttgtgttgtgttgtgttgatCGTGAATCAATTTAACGCTTTATCGCTTTATTAATAATGGGCCCGCATGTCTACGCAGCAATGTGGCATAAACTAATGccaagtaatttaattatagacAAATTTTCAACACGGACGCATACTTATTTCCGATTTGGATTTGGAACCAGACTAACTAATGCTAATG is part of the Drosophila busckii strain San Diego stock center, stock number 13000-0081.31 chromosome X, ASM1175060v1, whole genome shotgun sequence genome and encodes:
- the LOC108605951 gene encoding protein CWC15 homolog, with amino-acid sequence MTTAARPTFDPARGGSGRGEKDLSALSKQYSSRDLPGHTKLKYRENGQGTSDEIRNRDFRKELEERERDARASSGKALPSIVRKAIEANNASSSSNKRTKFDTQTQQQQQQHASASLDADEPIDNSSSDSESDSDDDDAALLAELQKIKQERLQETARRDAEKRQEEERIRMENILSGNPLINYEPGTAASAAGRASGTGNADLKIKRRWDDDVVFKNCARSAPEKKTHFVNDALRSDFHKKFMDKYIK